The stretch of DNA ACTTTAACAAGACCCTAAAATCAGTGTTTTCCCAGTTGTACTGGCCATCCCCAATATACTGGAGCCTGAACTGGAgtcaagtttttctttttctttccaaagaAGAGAAGGTCACATTTTTCTTATGTAATGTTCATTAGATAAATAGCCTTCATGAATATTAATTAGTGCAGAAtagaaacaacagcaaaaaaaggcAGCAAAGACGTGTCAGATTCACAACATGAACCTACTTGCTGAAGATTGGTTTTCTTAAAACTGACATGACACCAAAAGCAACTGGCCAAAAGGCTACTAGAAAAGATAGATATGTCAGCCTTACTGTGGACACACAGGTTTTGTGAGTAGCACTTAAGTGCACCCAGCCTCAAAGTTAGGGGCATTGATGTTAAGATTAGACATTCAAGTGCAGCAGATATGTAGGTAATATTCCACCAAAGTATTGTTTTTTCCCAATTAGCACTTGTCTAAAGTAGGCATTTTATCTGCACGGTGTAATTGGTACCTGTACCTGTAAATACAAGTTGGTGTCGCTGAGCAATTGATGAAGGAAATTGAATCCGTCTcagttttatcacattttctttttaatttctttctgtttcattttctggtCTGGATGCTGCCAGTTGATAAAATTTGTCCGTggttatgaaaaaaaacacaccgaaCTTGCAgtacaaaacaaatatgaaataaagtACAGATGTCCTTTCCTGGATTCcctaaaaaatagaaaagaaagcTTTAGAAAACTAAACTGGCTTCTCATCTCTACGTGGCGGAACTGTGGTGGTAAACATTCAGTAGAGGAGAGCAACTGGCTTCtccaaaaaggcctttttgacCAGTTCATTAGGTCGTCTCCAATCACTGGCTGGTCTACAGGGAGctgaaacaacaaatgaaagacCGCAACCCCTGCAGGCAGAGAGGGAGCACAGTACCAGttagacactcacacacatatgaCTCACAGTCATAATAGTGTTACTCAGCAATATATAATACACTGTTGAATACAATGTTGTTGTGATGACCTATAAATAGGTAGGCTTACGCTTAGTCTGACACAACAGAAAGTATGTTGTGATTTATGTGTAAAGTTGTGTGTCCAGTCCCGACTGACCTACATTGTGTGCTGAAACATCTTCAGAAAGGCGGTCATTCAACTGGATACTTTAGaggatgtggtggtggtgctgatgaactggattaaattaaacgctaaagtgtttgtttgactGGGTTGTCAAAGTAATGGAAATACGTGTCAGTACAACAGCTCAGTAGTACTACAAACCGTAGTCTCTCttagttatttgaaacaaatgctgaataccatgaGCTCCACggagctaagatttagtgcagtgCTGTTATATTGGAATTCATTAATTTCCAACAATGTACAGTAACTATTCAACAGAGAAGTGAAGGTATATTCAATTAATGGTATTGGCTCAGCTATTTCTCATCTCGGGAGTGTAACTGATTACTCATCTGGTCTATCAGGCTACACAGTATACATTAAAGCAGGAACatgtagagaaaaaaatctttaccGCTGCAACTTATTAATGTCAGTAAATGACTCATCCTTGAGCTCAGAGTTCCTTGTTATCtgttgttttgatttgaaaCGTAGTGTAACAGCAGGGATCATTCAGAGACACGCAGGATTAAAATACGAATGAatgaacatgaatgaatgtaatttattttggtcaGCATCATAAATCTTCACACAATtgcaaacatatacaaaaaacaaagaaagaaaagggtttCGACTTAAGCATAGCTTATAAATGCCAAATATGGCGTAAAGGAAAGCACAACAGGAAATATGGTTATGAGAGacaaaaactgatgaaaatgtatacgcattttaataaaatagtCCTTCAATTAGGTTATGACTTGAGGAACATGTAGTCGAAAAAGGTTCATTCCTGTGGATGAATATAGTTTCCTAAATAAAACTGTCTCATTTTACTCAATGTGACTTTTATTCTATtctgatgttttaaattaattaaattaaattttcattgTGATGTCATCATAATTACAGTGTCTCcttttggaaacttttttaaTGGATGAGCAATCGATGCCAGACTTCCTCTCTAATCCATAAAAGGAATGTTTCCTGAGTCACTGACTTAAACAGGTATTTGCTCAACACACCCAAGTCCCAGCATAAATATCGGCTGCCTCCATGGCCTAGACACAAGTTGCATTTGACAAGCAATCATGAGGACTTTCAGCCTGAGTATTCTACTGACTGTGGCAGTCTCAGTTTACTGCGTGCCCATACTGCCAGTTACTGTGCAGGATGAACATTTTGCAAAGGTATGTTTGCTTGATTTGTCTTCTTATACATATATTCTGATGTGCAGTGTTCTAACGCTTGTATACACCTGCAGGGCTACCTGAAGAAATTTTTCAACCTAACGGAGGAGAGTGGTCCAGCTGTGAGACGAGGCATCAGCCAGGTGACCAAGAAGCTGAGTGAGATGCAGAGATTCTTTGGTCTCCAGATCACAGGGACTCTGGATGCCGACACCTTGGCCATGATGAAGAAGCCCCGCTGTGGGGTTCCAGATGGAAACATCGCTCAGTTCTCCACTTTCGGAAACAACCCCAAGTGGGAGAAAAACGACCTCACGTACAGGTGAATTTTCtgaagagagaatgagagagaaactTGCTACTACAGGCATTTCATGCAGTTGTTTACTGAGTTGTACTTTCCCATGCTACAGAATAGAGAACTACACACCGGACATGTCTCAGGCAGAGGTGGATGACTCCATTGAAAAAGGTCTGCAGGTTTGGGCCAAAGTCACTCCTCTGAGATTCACAAGGATCTACAGTGGCACCGCTGACATCATGATCTCCTTTGGTCGCCTATGTGAGTACAAATTAACTTTCAGCTATACCATTACTGGATTATCCGTTTTTTAGTTGTAGCAGTATCTTATGTAGCATCTTATGATCAGTCATTGTGGTGAGATGCATTGGGAAAATCCACTctgctgttttgtcttttattataatttagttAAAGACTTGTTTGTTCTTGGTTGATAAAATCCAGCATGATTATGTTCTTGCTCATATAGCACATGGTGATTATTACCCCTTTGATGGCCCTGGCGGTACTCTTGCACATGCCTTCGCTCCTGCTCCTGGTATTGGAGGAGATGCTCATTTCGATGAAGATGAGAACTTCACTTTCCGCTCACAGACAGGTAAGTTTGCTATTCTTTACAGAACATggcatcttctttttcttaattcCTGATCTACTCTGGAGGCGCTGTAACTGATCCTCCTTCTGTGCTCCCTGCTTTAGGCTTTGTCCTCTTCTTGGTCGCCGCTCATGAGTTTGGCCACTCTCTGGGTTTGTCTCACTCCGATGATCCGAGTGCTCTCATGTACCCTACGTACTCATACAGCAACCCTGACACCTTTGTTCTGCCTCGGGATGATGTAAATGGCATCCAGTCCCTGTATGGTAAGTACTGAGAATCACCACCATTTCTCTGTTTGAACAAATGTCCCATGACCAGATTATTTGATGAACTCAACATAGCTGCATTTATTTGATGATGGTCGTTTCACTTAACCTCCAGGTGCAAATGAGAATCCTGTTGAGCCTGGACCCACAGCCCCCACCACCCCTGATGCCTGTGACTTATCCATGGTACTGGACGCTGTTGCCACCTTGCAAGGAGAGATGCTCTTCTTCAAGGACAGGTATTGTCGATGCTGAAtgctctgtgtctttctttacTCTAGAGCTGGCCCCTGAACTAATTTCCATTCTTTTATGTGTGGTCTCAGCTTCTTCTGGCGCAGCTACCCTCAGAGCAATACACCCCAGCAGACTCTCATCACCAACTTCTGGCCTAATGCCCCCGTCAACATTGATGCTGCTTATGAGAGCCAGGCCTTAGACAGCGTCTTACTCTTTAaaggtacagtatgtgttcTCTGTGTCCACCTAATGTTGCACTATGTTCCCATCTACCCTGTTGACCTTTAAATAGGTTCAAGCCAGTCTCTTCATCTCTCAACAGATCGCAAGGTATGGGCTTTCAGTGGATCCGATCTTGTGCGTGGCTATCCTAAATCAATTTCCAGTTTTGGTCTGCCCAATCACTTGGAGAAAGTGGACGCAGCTGTCTATGATCCAGAATCTGGAAAAACATTGTTCTTCACTGGCAGTTACTACTACAGGTGTgtccaaatgaaacaaaatcagTTCAAATCATTAATTCCGGTATGATAATGGTTTCCAAGGTGTATTAGAAATTGTTTGTGAGTTTCGTTGCTGTCTCCTTTTTTTCAGTTATGATGAGGCCAGACAGACTATGGATAGAGGTTTCCCCAAACGGGTGTATGACAAATTCTATGGCATGTCCCGCCCGGTGACAGCAGCATTGTACAACAGAGGTAAGTGTGTTTTCCAAGAATTGAAGAGTACCTAAATGAGTTATCACAGTAATTCGGAAGCCTTTAAGAAGAGAAACTAACACGTGATATGGATGTCCTGCAGGTTTCACTTACCTCTACAGTGGACCCTACGTGTTTGAGTACAGCCTGAGGACTGGGAGGCTTTACCGTGTGCTGAGGAACAATTACTTCCTGCGCTGCACTAACTTCTAGAGCAGTTGACCAGCCAGCTTGTTTACAGAATTGCCCTTAAGTGCAGTGAAGGCACGTTTAAAATGCTTCCACAGTCGATAGTATGCAAATGCTTTTCATGATATCTAATTATATCGTTACATTGTTACAGGTATACACGGGATGTATGACTTCAATagttattttgtgatgttggtctatttaaattcatttaacttaaatgttacttcatttatatttgttctttttgttgctgttacatttttgtctttaagTTAAATTGAATTTTGACATAATATATTATCTAATTatattgttacattgttacagGTATACACTGGATGTATGACCTGAATAGTAAATTTGTGATGTCGACAATTgtctatttaaattaatttatcttAAAAGTTTCATCATACTTTACTCATGTTTGCATACATTTTTGCctttaataaagttaaattgaATTGTAACATAACATATTATGTTACAATTTCATTTGCACACCACTGTATGAGGATGTATgtatgaatgagaagaaaatgagaaagagaaTAAACTGCCTTTCTAATTTAACATGTCcggctttgttttttgttatgcTTGTTATGCTTGCAAAATTCTTAGTTCTGATATAACATTAAATTTCACTGGTGAAAAATTCAGGTTCAGTCAGGTTCATTGGCAGTGTGTTTAAAGATAAGAGGACTGAAGTAAGGTAATTGTCTATCTCTGGTGGTCATCTGGTCATTCGACATTTAACAAAAGCACATGACAGTATTATTACAGTAGTATatgactgtttttaaaaatagtatCACATCATGCTGTGATGAAAAATTAGTTTAAGTTATTGAAAAACTCTACATTGTCATAGTTGGGAACACTGTGTGGGAAGTGGTACCACCAATATGTCACAGAGAAGATTTTTTGTGACCTAGACTGTGATTAAGGCATTAAAATAGAACAGGTATCttaaattgtgttttaacactgcactttttaaaacaaataaatattagacATTTGCAGTAAATCTCCCATATCTTCAcattgctgttttttctttttttttattaatttattgaataGGTATACATACTGTCATGATATTTTGGAATTGATTTAGCTCACTGTAATCTTCAACTTTGGTATTCCTAAATTACCATAGTTTATAATAACgatacatttataataaatgtgaataaaaccaTGTTTAGTTATCAGGGTGCAGCACCACTGTACATTCTAATCAGAATCTTCATTATTACATCACAGAGGTGATTCTAAAAGTGTTTACTGTTTCCCTGGAAGCAacattttcagtcagttttagtTCAGCTCCCAGACCGAACAGATTTCAAGACTTGGAGAAATTTCACGATTTCCAGAGTTTTCTAGATCTCAAgagattttcacatttcaccACATCAGTACAGAAcgagaaaactaaaaatgttttgcCTGCGTTTGTTTCACAGACTTGCTGTACATTCTTCCAAAGGTTTGGTCTTTTCAGTGTGACATTATTATGTTacattatcaaaaaaataatatctggATCAacaatgtgtctgtgaaggttctcagtcatccaggccatggtaatccaaaaaagcattgaatgaggtcagctggacttgtagaatttcttgaagacatttcgccaatcatccgagtagcttcttcagttctgataaactggtgggaaattgaggtttaaataggaataaactctgtgggtaacacccacctgAAACTtccttgaccagaaactggggtcactaattaccataacagctggtacttacctgtccttgaatgggggggggggggggggggggaatttGCAACATGAAATGTGATGGTTTCATACAGTAAATCCcctgaaaacacagcaacagatGAGTGAACTGTTTGGAATACTCAACTTGTTAATACTCCTTTAATAAGTCATTTAGTTCATAATTTTGCCTTCCAATTGTATGTATCTATTATTTTACCTGGACACACGATGAAATCAGTGGAATTTTTTATGTAGGTATTTCTGCTTGAATGTGTATTGTGTAGCCTGATAGACCAGATGAGTAATCAGTTACACTGCTGAGATGACAAATAGCTTACAGGTATACACGGGATGTATGACCCAAatagcatttgtttcaaataactaaaagagactgtggtttgtagtactactgAGCTATATTGTGTTTTACTAACAcgtatttccattattttgacaCATCAGTCAAACCTTTGATTCAATCCTGTTTacctgcaccaccaccacatcctCTAAATGATCCAGTTGAATGACTGCCTTTCTGAAGCTGTTTCAGCACACAATGTAGGTCAGTCAGGACTGGGCACACAACTTTACACATAAATCACATCGTACTTTCTGTTGTGTCAGTCTAAGCGTAAGCCTCCCTATTTATTGGTCATCATTACAACATTGTATTTATCAGTGTATTATATATTGCTGAGTAACACTGTTATGCATGACTGTGAGtcatatgtgtgtgagtgtcttcGTGGTACTGtgctccctccctgcctgcagGGGTTGCggtctttcatttattttttcactcaCAAAGCCTGTGTGTCCACAGTAAGGCTGACATGTCTTTTCTAGTAGCCTTTCAAGTAGGTTCATGTGGTGAATCTGACACGTCTTTGCTgccttttgttgctgttgtttctaTATTGCAATTCTGCACTAATGCACTTAAATTTCATGAAGGCTATTTATCTAATGaacatgacaaaataacaaTATGAGTTTCTCTTCTTTGGGAGTTCAGACTCCAGTTCAGACTCCAGTATATTGGGGACGGCCAGCACAACTGGGAAAACGTGTTTGTTAAAGTTCGCTTTAGATCTCCAGGAAATTAATGTAAAATCTATGTAATATCAACAAAACTGACATCAGTGCTATACGCCTGTGTTGGAAGTAGAGTGGTTGAAGGGAGCTCAGTGCAGCTTCAGTGCAACTTAATACATGCAAATGCTCATAAATGAAGGGGAAAGCTTAAGTCAGAATGTTCTTGCTGTATGCATCATCACtattaatgtatttaatgtCCATTGCTTTCATGGAAATTTAGGGCTGCATATATGACTGcatttgtgcatgcatgtgtgtttgcagtacCTAACCTGATAAATAAACATCATGtacatttactttttaaattttgcattAATTTAAATCAACAAGGAATTACCTCAAACTATTACCTCAAATAAATCCTAAGCTCTGGGTTGTTCCTGTCTGCCTATGGGTCGTCGTTGCTTGAGTCCCTCTGGCCTGGGTAATTAGGCATTCTGTACCTTGGTGTGGGGGCCTCTCTGCCCGGGTCAGGGTGACCTCCCCAGCGATGCCCCTCTGGTCTAAGGGTTGGGACCCCCATTGCGTGGACGCCCATGCCCAtgctgtaatgttttatatttcttgttttgttttgagttttttttttgtttgtttgtattgtatttaaagcactttgagttgATTTTAAAGTATGAAAAGtactatatataaaaataaagtttgaagtttgaaataACAAAGCCTGTTAGAGGGTGCAGCACCTATGATGAAAGTAGGTGTGTCATGTGTGTAGCCATCCACCTCCAGGCCCAGGCGTCTTCCCTGCCGCCTTTGATTGCTATACGTGGTTGTTTAACAAAGGGAGGATACATGACCAGATTTATAGGTGACCACGGTGGTTGGTTGCTTCCTCTTAATTGGTTgaggagtgtgtttttttttgttgttgttgctttgtctGTCGCTAACCTGGGAGAGGGCTAAATACATACTCATAGAACTACTTACAGGTTGTTGTGTGAACCAAAACTTTTCCCCCATTGTTTTTGCCTTAAGTGAAGGTCTCCAACACATGCACTTAACAAAAAattatttgcacttttttaattttttcccagTGTTTGCGGATCTGGaccttatatttatttattaaattcaattttctttttacagttgAAGTGGGTTGAGACATTCATGTTCCCTTCAAATTAACCGTCATAATTGTGGTGATGCTCTGACATTTCTCATCAGTGGAAATCACTGTAGTTTGCATTATGACTTTGCTTGAAGTAACATTTGCTAaatttgtctcttttccagCACTGCTTTGCATTTAATCTTCAAATTTTAGTCTTCCAATGATTAGTTGACTGTGTAGTATGAGCTGTAGTTGTTATAATCCCAGACAAATAGCAGATGCATTATTACAcatatctgtttattttcctgTATCATAAAATGTAATAGAATATTTTTTGGTGTGATTTTTTGTCACATGACTGATACAAAGagttttgttaaaaatgtcagttgCCAGTTCTAACTAATGtagaaacataacaaaaaacaaagctagaCATGTTAAATTAGAAAGGCAGtttattctctctctcattttcttctcattcatacATACATCCTCATACAGTGGTGTGCAAATGAAAGTGTAACATAATGTGTCATGTCaaaattcaattcaactttattaaAGGCAAAAATGTATGCAAACATGAGTTAAGTATGATGAAACTTTTaagataaattaatttaaatagacAATGGCtgacatcacaaaataaatattcaggtCATACATCCAGTGTATAAttgtaacaatgtaacaatatAATTAGATATCATGTtgagacaaaaatataatagcaacaaaaacagcaaacataAACAATTAAGTTAGATAAATTTAAATAGGCCAACATCACAAAATAAGTATTCAGGTCATATATCCCGTGTATACctgtaacaatgtaacaatatAATTAGATATCATGAAAAGTATTTGCATACTATCGACTGTGGAAGCATTTTAAACATGCCTTCACTGCAGTTAAGGGCAATTCTGTAAACAAGCTGGCTGGTCAACTGCTCTAGAAGTTAGTGCAGCGCAGGAAGTAATTGTTCCTCAGCACACGGTAAAGCCTCCCAGTCCTCAGGCTGTACTCAAACACGTAGGGTCCACTGTAGAGGTAAGTGAAACCTGCAGGACATCCATATCACATGTTAGTTTCTCTTCTTAAAGGCTTCCGAATTACTGTGATAACTCATTTAGGTACTCTTCAATTCTGGGACAACACACTTACCTCTGTTGTGCAAGGCCGCTGTCACCGGGCGGGACATGCCATGGAATTTGTCATCCACCCGTTTGGGGAAACCTCTATCCATAGTCTGTCTGGCCTCATCATAactgaaaaaaggaaacagtaatgaaactcacacacactttctaatACACTTTGTAAACCATCATCATACCAGAATTAATGATTtgaactgattttatttcatgtggACACATCTGTAGTAGTAACTGCCAGTGAAGAACAGTGTCTTTCCAGATTTTGGATCATAGACAGCTGCGTCCACTTTCTCCAAGTGATCGGGCAGACCAAAACTGGAAATTGATTTAGGATAGCCACGCACAAGATTGGATCCACTGAAAGCCCATACCTTGCGATCTGTTGAGAGATGAAGAGACTGGCTTGAACCTATTTAAAGGTCAACAGGGTACATGGGAACATAGTGCAACATTAGGTGGACACAGAGAACACATATTGTACCTTTAAAGAGTAAGACGCTGTCTAAGGCCTGGCTCTCATAAGCAGCATCAATGTTGACGGGGGAATTAGGCCAGAAGTTGGTGATGAGAGTCTGCTGGGGTGTATTGCTCTGAGGGTAGCTGCGCCAGAAGAAGCTGAGACCACACATAAAAGAATGGAAATTAGTTCAGGGGCCAGCTCTAGAGTAAAGAAAGGCACAGAGCATTCAGCATCGACAATACCTGTCCTTGAAGAAGAGCATCTCTCCTTGCAAGGTGGCAACAGCGTCCAGTACCATGGATAAATCACAGGCATCAGGGGTGGTGGGGGCTGTGGGTCCAAGCTCAACAGGATTCTCATTTGCACCTGGAGGTTAAGTGAAACAACCGTCATCAAATAAATGCAGCTATGTTGAGTTCATCAAATAATCTGGTCATGGGACATTTGTTTAAACAGAGAAATGGTGCTGATTCTCAGTACTGACCATACAGGGACTGGATGCCATTTACATCATCCCGAGGCAGAACAAAGGTGTCAGGGTTTCTGTATGAGTACACAGGGTACATGAGGGCACTCGGATCAGAGGAGTGAGACAAACCCAGAGAGTGGCCAAACTCATGAGCGGCGACCATGAAGAGGACGTAACCTAAAGCAGGGAGCACAGAAGGAGGATCAGTTACAGCGCCTCCAGAGTATATCAGgaattaagaaaaagaagatgccATGTTCTGTAAAGAATAGCAAACTTACCTGTCTGTGAGCGGAAAGTGAAGGTCTCATCTTCATCGAAATGAGCATCTCCTCCAATATCAGGAGCAGGAGCGAAGGCATGGGCAAGAGTACCGTAAGGACCATCAAAGGGATAATCATCACCATGTGCTGTATGAGTAAGAACATAGTCATGCTGGATTTTATCAACCAAGTACAAACAAAAGTCTTTaactaaattataataaaagacaaaacagcagAGTGGATTTTCCCAATGCATCTCACCACAATGACTGATCATAAGATGCTATATAAGATACTGCTACAACTAAAAAATGGATGATCCAGTAATGGTATAGCTGTAAGTTAATTTGTACTCACATAGGCGACCAAAGGAGATCATGATGTCAGCGGTGCCACTGTAGATCCTTGTGAATCTCAGAGGAGTGACTTTGGCCCAAACCTGCAGAGATCTCTCAATGGAGTCATCCACCTCTGCCTGAGACATGTCCGGTGTGTAGTTTTCTATTCTGTAGCACAGGAAAGTACAACTCAGTAAACAACTGCATGAAATGCCTGTAGTAGCAagtttctctctcattctctcttcaGATCATTCACCTGTATGTGAGGTCGTTTTTCTCCCACTTGAGGCCGTTTCCGAAAGTGGAGAACTGAGCGATGTTTCCATCGGAACGCCACAGCGGGGCTTCTTCATCATGGCCAAGGTGTCGGCATCCAGAGTCCCTGTGATCTGGAGACCAAAGAATCTCTGCATCTCACTCAGCTTCTTGGTCACCTGGCTGATGCCCCGTCTCACAGCTGGACCACTGTCCTCCGTTAGGTTGAAAAATTTCTTTAGGTAGCCCTGCAGATGAAAATAAACGttaaaacactgcacatcaGAATATATGTATAAGAAGACAAATCAAGCAAACATACCTTTGCAAAATGTTCATCCTGCACAGTAACTGGCAGTATGGGCATGCAGTAAACTGAGACTGCCACGGTCAGTAGAATACTCAGGCTGAAAGTCCTCATGATTGCTTGTCAAATGCAACTTGTGTCTAGGCCATGGAGGCAGCCGGTATTTATGCTGGGACTTGGGTGTGTTTAGCGAATACCTGTTTGAGTCAGTGACTCAGGAAACATTCCTTTTATGGATTAGAGAGGAAGTCTGGCATCAATTGATCATCCATTTAAAAAGTTTCCAAAAGTAGAGACTGCAATTATGCTGACATCACAATGAACatgtaatttaattcatttaaaacatcagcATAGAATAATAGTCACATTGAGCAAAattatacagttttatttaggAAACAATATTCATCCACAGGAATGAACCTTTTTCTACTACATGTTCCTCAAGTCATAACGTAATTGAAGGactattttattaaaatgcgtatacattttcatcagtttttgtCCCTCATAACCATATTTCCTGTTGTGCTTTCCTTTACGCCATATTTGGCATTTTATAAGCTATGCTTAAGTCGaaacccttttctttctttgttttttgtatatgtttgcgATTGTGTGAAGATTTATGATGCtgaccaaaataaattacattcattcatgttttattggaGCTTTTATTATGGGGTTTTAATCCTGCGTGTCTGTGAATGATCCCTGCTGTTACGttacatttcaaatcaaaacatcagaTAACAAGGAACTCTGAGCTCAAGGATCAGTCATTTACTGACGTTAATAAGTTGCAGTGGTAAAGAATGGTACATTTTGGCTAACTTGATATTAGACAAATCACAAAACAGTAATTTTTGCTGAATGGCACTACTGTTTGTTTAGTTGTgtactgtgttgtgtgttgtgtaagctgcagatgtttttttttctaacatgtCCCTAAGAATCCGTAGCCACTTTGTACATCATCGCTTGAGGAAACCTACATTTCAGCCACTGTTGGCAAATACTGGACTGtgagaaaaacagtaaaaactgtGTTGAGCAACGTAACTTCACATGTGAAACAACCAGCAGCAAATGCAGACACAT from Mugil cephalus isolate CIBA_MC_2020 chromosome 15, CIBA_Mcephalus_1.1, whole genome shotgun sequence encodes:
- the LOC125021852 gene encoding matrix metalloproteinase-18-like; its protein translation is MRTFSLSILLTVAVSVYCVPILPVTVQDEHFAKGYLKKFFNLTEESGPAVRRGISQVTKKLSEMQRFFGLQITGTLDADTLAMMKKPRCGVPDGNIAQFSTFGNNPKWEKNDLTYRIENYTPDMSQAEVDDSIEKGLQVWAKVTPLRFTRIYSGTADIMISFGRLSHGDYYPFDGPGGTLAHAFAPAPGIGGDAHFDEDENFTFRSQTGFVLFLVAAHEFGHSLGLSHSDDPSALMYPTYSYSNPDTFVLPRDDVNGIQSLYGANENPVEPGPTAPTTPDACDLSMVLDAVATLQGEMLFFKDSFFWRSYPQSNTPQQTLITNFWPNAPVNIDAAYESQALDSVLLFKDRKVWAFSGSDLVRGYPKSISSFGLPNHLEKVDAAVYDPESGKTLFFTGSYYYSYDEARQTMDRGFPKRVYDKFYGMSRPVTAALYNRGFTYLYSGPYVFEYSLRTGRLYRVLRNNYFLRCTNF